A single region of the Triticum dicoccoides isolate Atlit2015 ecotype Zavitan chromosome 2B, WEW_v2.0, whole genome shotgun sequence genome encodes:
- the LOC119360462 gene encoding acyl-[acyl-carrier-protein] desaturase 7, chloroplastic-like, which produces MADMSMSTANCLAQPAQLQGETPTGRGAAVAARHEEEGTDDEWLMYLELAKLEVFDHLEPWAEANVVPLLKPAQVAWQPTDLLPELASLGADGFHAACSDIAARAAGLPDAHLVCLVGNMVTEETLPTYQSIPNRFEAVRDLTGSNATAWARWIRGWSAEENRHGDVLNRYLFLSGRVDMRQVERTIHNLIQSGMVMNAARSPYHGFIYVAFQERATSISHGNTARRAKEHGDVALARICGAIAADEKRHELAYTRIVGKLFEIDPDGAVRALAYMMRRRIVMPASLVTDGRDGDLFAHYAAVAQQAGIYTASDYRSILEHLIKQWGVEELAAAELSDDGRRARDYVCSLPKKIYRLEEKAHTRNSKKAQRMTSVLFSWIFDRPVNISVA; this is translated from the coding sequence ATGGCGGATATGAGTATGAGCACCGCCAACTGCTTGGCACAACCTGCGCAACTCCAAGGTGAAACTCCAACTGGCCGGGGCGCCGCCGTTGCGGCTAGGCACGAAGAGGAGGGCACTGACGACGAATGGCTCATGTACCTGGAACTGGCGAAGCTAGAGGTGTTCGATCATCTGGAGCCTTGGGCGGAGGCGAATGTGGTGCCGCTCCTTAAGCCCGCGCAGGTGGCGTGGCAGCCGACGGACTTGCTGCCGGAGCTAGCGTCGCTGGGCGCCGACGGCTTCCACGCGGCGTGCTCCGACATCGCAGCGCGCGCGGCCGGTCTGCCCGACGCGCACCTCGTGTGCCTCGTCGGGAACATGGTGACGGAGGAGACGCTGCCGACGTACCAGAGTATACCCAACCGCTTCGAGGCCGTGCGCGACCTCACCGGCTCCAACGCCACTGCCTGGGCGCGCTGGATCCGCGGCTGGTCCGCCGAGGAGAACCGCCATGGCGACGTGCTCAACAGATACCTCTTCCTCTCCGGCCGCGTTGACATGCGGCAGGTCGAGAGGACGATCCACAACCTCATCCAGTCCGGCATGGTCATGAACGCCGCGCGGAGCCCCTATCATGGCTTCATCTACGTCGCCTTTCAGGAGCGTGCCACGTCCATCTCCCACGGCAACACAGCCCGTCGCGCCAAGGAGCACGGCGACGTGGCGCTCGCGCGCATATGCGGCGCCATCGCGGCCGACGAGAAGCGGCATGAGCTGGCCTACACGCGGATCGTGGGGAAGCTGTTCGAGATCGACCCGGACGGCGCCGTGCGCGCGCTGGCGTACATGATGCGCCGCCGGATCGTCATGCCTGCGTCCCTCGTGACCGACGGCCGCGATGGTGACCTCTTTGCGCACTACGCGGCCGTGGCGCAGCAGGCCGGCATTTACACCGCCTCGGACTACCGTAGCATTTTGGAGCACCTGATAAAGCAGTGGGGGGTGGAAGAGCTGGCGGCGGCGGAACTATCCGACGACGGGAGGCGTGCGCGGGACTACGTGTGTTCCCTGCCAAAAAAAATCTACAGGTTGGAGGAGAAGGCCCACACACGTAACAGCAAGAAGGCCCAGCGCATGACATCCGTCTTATTCAGCTGGATCTTTGATAGGCCCGTCAACATCAGCGTggcctaa